A genomic segment from Burkholderia plantarii encodes:
- a CDS encoding non-ribosomal peptide synthetase, producing MNAFEATMSRFDHLQNFGQCLRHWATVKPHDTAFRFLTDDVVEAPRLSFAELDRRATAIAARLARECPRGEPVLLLYRPGLDFIAAFFGCLYAGCAAVPAYPPSGRATRRNRLAAIIADCGAGAILTSDDLVEAIREEIAQAEAPVRADVIGTDALLAAPGGTLDTSEAVLPASHLAFLQYTSGSTGRPKGVRVTHRNLLANERAIREGFRHGPDTVFVGWCPLYHDMGLIGNVLQPVYLGIPSVLMSPFAFLQQPLKWLRAISTYGATTSGGPNFAYELCATRIAEADKAGLDLSSWRVAFNGAEPIRASTLDRFAAAFADYGFDAGAMFPCYGMAETTLFVSGAVPGAGALTRRVDALALQAGRCADAVDGQPAVELVSSGRVGGDQQVRIVDPHSLHASGPGEIGEIWVRGGSVADGYWNREDDTRAQFDARIAGEDSPPFLRTGDLGLLDGGELYVTGRLKELIIIRGRNHYPTDIEQTVEQSSADFRAGCGAAFAIDGEGGERLVVVQEIQRAVRKSLDAEEAGRRAAAAVAAAHGIPLHELVLVQAGVVPKTSSGKNQRTLVRQHYLEGKLPVLARTQPGAGAGAATVTTAATPAAPGGSVDELSERVIVAMLGTAGAARPEARAASPLALGLDSLALVDLQTRLARELGIAVELDDLMDERPVAELARDLAARAFDGGGASGGEAPAPALPPAADPTALTPYQEAIWTAQLWDPALPCFNLVLPLRVRAPLSAGHVREALAALTVAHPGLASRFVQDGNGDVRQQPAAATAGLLDVINCAGQSDDALRARIVASASAPIDLAGGPVFRAELLSRAPDDHLLVLIAHHLVADLGSLQTVLADFAEFHACLAGDRPLPARAIAAAGVAVPDYRTRLAALLHGPRAEADRQYWAARLATPIEPLALPLALPGEAPAGVVAGSGMSVDVDLDAALAGALDALCASRRVTRNMALLAAFFAFLHRYTAQRDVAVVTPAAVRPGGEFDDWVGYGVNLLVIREAVDGELPFAALLAAMKQTVAGALAHRTTPFIDLARRFARRDDDVRHPFSRVLFAYHNLNRLPQAADLLAGTAGQPLAVGALALESFPVPTPAAQTDLALVAIQAGERLVLRFEYDATLASRAAIERMAAHFRTLLGALLAQPDQPVARAALLDPAERERQLVTWNRRPLAAPATGPAASATMNLAADYATVHAMIDAMSRRVPERLAVRTDTEQLDYAQLRRDSDALAAALHARGVRHGDVVGVGLPRDVRLPIMLLAIWKAGAAYLPIDLGVPAERVRQMLDDAQAALIVAPAALRGALGDDGRAWVTPEALAADAAAGESPAAPESRAGRDSLAYVLFTSGSTGRPKGVEIEHRNVLSLLAWIGARYSAGELAAVFAGTSIAFDISVFELFGPLAHGGCVVIGENPATPPATPVSLLNTVPSAAAALLETGALPASVVTVNLAGEPLRQSLVDALYARGTIGKVYDLYGPTEDTVYSTAVLREPGGFDTIGTPLPGKRVYLLDAHGEPVPVGVAGELFLAGDGQARGYRNRPDLTGRAFVAVPALADLETRLYRTGDIGRLLPDGRIVLSGRRDHQVKIRGHRVELGEIEAVLLRQPGVRDAVVVQTRHAERSGDDGDSRDALLVAYLAVDLAVGDAADEAVGTPPRPVVTVEAVREYAAASLPSYMRPTGYVLLDALPRNPSGKVDRAALPRFDPVAQDDAAAPVSDTQRAVLAIWEAVLGFQGFGIHANLFELGGHSLQVIQIIARCRERFGVEISLAKVLERTTVADLAAYVTLLAARSGAADEPGGVREEVLF from the coding sequence ATGAATGCCTTTGAAGCCACGATGAGTCGGTTCGATCATCTGCAGAATTTTGGCCAGTGCCTGCGTCACTGGGCAACGGTCAAGCCGCACGACACCGCGTTCCGGTTCCTGACCGACGACGTCGTCGAGGCACCGCGACTGAGCTTCGCCGAACTCGACCGGCGCGCCACCGCGATCGCCGCCCGCCTCGCGCGCGAATGCCCGCGCGGCGAGCCCGTGCTGCTGCTCTATCGGCCCGGGCTCGACTTCATCGCCGCGTTCTTCGGTTGCCTCTACGCGGGCTGCGCGGCGGTGCCGGCCTATCCGCCGTCGGGTCGCGCCACGCGCCGCAACCGGCTCGCCGCGATCATCGCCGACTGCGGGGCCGGCGCGATCCTGACGAGCGACGACCTGGTCGAGGCGATCCGCGAGGAGATCGCGCAGGCAGAGGCACCGGTGCGCGCCGACGTGATCGGCACCGACGCGCTGCTGGCCGCGCCGGGCGGGACGCTCGACACGAGCGAGGCGGTGCTGCCCGCCAGCCACCTGGCGTTCCTGCAGTACACCTCGGGCTCGACCGGCCGCCCCAAGGGGGTGCGCGTCACGCACCGCAACCTGCTCGCCAACGAGCGCGCGATTCGCGAGGGCTTCCGCCACGGCCCGGACACGGTGTTCGTCGGCTGGTGCCCGCTGTATCACGACATGGGCCTGATCGGCAACGTGCTGCAGCCCGTCTACCTTGGCATCCCGTCGGTGCTGATGTCGCCGTTCGCGTTCCTGCAGCAGCCGCTCAAGTGGCTGCGCGCGATCTCGACCTATGGGGCGACCACCAGCGGCGGCCCGAACTTCGCCTACGAACTCTGCGCGACGCGCATCGCCGAGGCCGACAAGGCCGGGCTCGACCTGTCCTCGTGGCGCGTCGCGTTCAACGGCGCCGAGCCGATCCGCGCCTCGACGCTCGACAGGTTCGCGGCCGCGTTCGCCGACTACGGCTTCGACGCGGGCGCGATGTTCCCGTGCTACGGGATGGCCGAGACCACGCTGTTCGTGTCGGGCGCGGTGCCCGGTGCCGGCGCGCTCACGCGCCGCGTCGACGCGCTCGCGCTGCAGGCCGGGCGCTGCGCCGACGCGGTCGACGGGCAGCCCGCCGTCGAGCTGGTGAGTTCGGGGCGCGTGGGCGGCGACCAGCAGGTGCGCATCGTCGATCCGCACAGCCTGCACGCGAGCGGCCCCGGCGAGATCGGCGAGATCTGGGTGCGCGGCGGCAGTGTCGCCGACGGCTACTGGAACCGCGAGGACGACACGCGCGCGCAGTTCGACGCGCGCATCGCCGGCGAGGACTCGCCGCCGTTCCTGCGCACCGGCGATCTCGGCCTGCTCGACGGCGGCGAACTCTACGTGACGGGCCGGCTCAAGGAGCTGATCATCATCCGCGGGCGCAACCACTACCCGACCGACATCGAGCAGACCGTCGAGCAGAGCAGCGCCGACTTCCGCGCCGGCTGCGGCGCGGCATTCGCGATCGACGGCGAGGGCGGCGAGCGCCTGGTGGTGGTGCAGGAGATCCAGCGCGCCGTGCGCAAGTCGCTCGACGCCGAGGAGGCCGGGCGGCGCGCCGCCGCCGCCGTGGCCGCCGCGCACGGCATTCCGCTGCACGAGCTGGTGCTGGTGCAGGCCGGCGTGGTGCCGAAGACCTCGAGCGGCAAGAACCAGCGCACGCTGGTGCGCCAGCACTACCTCGAAGGCAAGCTGCCGGTGCTCGCGCGCACCCAGCCGGGGGCGGGCGCCGGCGCCGCCACGGTCACCACGGCGGCAACGCCGGCTGCGCCGGGCGGCAGCGTCGACGAACTGAGCGAGCGCGTGATCGTCGCGATGCTGGGCACGGCGGGCGCGGCGCGCCCCGAAGCGCGAGCCGCCTCGCCGCTCGCGCTCGGCCTCGATTCCCTCGCGCTCGTCGATCTGCAGACGCGCCTGGCGCGCGAACTCGGCATCGCCGTGGAACTGGACGACCTGATGGACGAACGGCCCGTGGCCGAACTGGCGCGCGACCTGGCCGCGCGCGCGTTCGACGGCGGCGGCGCGAGCGGCGGCGAGGCGCCCGCGCCCGCCCTGCCGCCGGCCGCGGACCCGACCGCCCTGACGCCGTACCAGGAAGCGATCTGGACGGCCCAGCTGTGGGACCCCGCGCTGCCCTGCTTCAACCTGGTGCTGCCGCTGCGGGTCCGGGCGCCGCTCTCGGCCGGCCACGTGCGCGAGGCGCTCGCGGCGCTGACGGTCGCACACCCGGGCCTCGCGAGCCGCTTCGTGCAGGACGGCAACGGCGACGTGCGGCAGCAGCCGGCGGCGGCGACGGCCGGGCTGCTCGACGTGATCAACTGCGCCGGGCAGTCCGACGACGCGCTGCGCGCTCGCATCGTCGCCTCCGCCAGCGCGCCAATCGACCTGGCCGGCGGCCCCGTGTTCCGCGCCGAGCTGCTGAGCCGCGCGCCCGACGATCACCTGCTGGTACTGATCGCGCATCACCTGGTGGCCGACCTCGGCTCGCTGCAGACGGTGCTGGCCGACTTCGCCGAATTCCATGCCTGCCTCGCCGGGGACCGGCCGCTGCCGGCACGCGCCATCGCGGCCGCTGGCGTCGCCGTGCCCGACTATCGCACCCGGCTCGCCGCGCTGCTGCACGGCCCGCGAGCCGAGGCCGACCGGCAATATTGGGCCGCGCGCCTCGCGACGCCGATCGAACCGCTGGCGCTGCCGCTCGCGCTGCCCGGCGAGGCGCCGGCGGGCGTCGTGGCCGGCTCGGGCATGAGCGTCGATGTCGATCTCGACGCCGCGCTGGCGGGCGCGCTCGACGCGCTCTGCGCCAGCCGGCGCGTGACGCGCAACATGGCGCTGCTGGCGGCATTCTTCGCGTTCCTGCACCGCTACACGGCGCAGCGCGACGTGGCGGTGGTGACGCCGGCGGCCGTGCGGCCCGGCGGCGAGTTCGACGACTGGGTCGGCTACGGCGTGAACCTGCTGGTGATCCGCGAGGCGGTGGATGGCGAGCTGCCGTTCGCCGCGCTGCTCGCCGCGATGAAGCAGACCGTGGCCGGCGCGCTCGCGCACCGCACCACGCCGTTCATCGACCTGGCACGGCGCTTCGCGAGGCGCGACGACGACGTGCGCCACCCGTTCTCGCGGGTCCTGTTCGCCTATCACAACCTGAACCGCCTGCCGCAGGCCGCCGACCTGCTGGCGGGCACGGCCGGCCAGCCGCTCGCGGTCGGCGCGCTCGCGCTCGAAAGCTTCCCGGTGCCGACCCCGGCCGCGCAAACCGACCTCGCGCTGGTCGCGATCCAGGCCGGCGAGCGGCTCGTGCTGCGCTTCGAGTACGACGCCACGCTCGCCTCGCGCGCCGCAATCGAGCGCATGGCCGCGCATTTCCGCACGCTGCTCGGCGCGCTGCTCGCGCAGCCGGACCAGCCGGTCGCGCGGGCCGCGCTGCTGGATCCGGCCGAGCGCGAGCGGCAGCTCGTGACGTGGAACCGCCGGCCGCTGGCGGCCCCGGCCACCGGCCCGGCCGCGTCGGCCACGATGAACCTGGCCGCGGACTACGCCACGGTCCACGCGATGATCGACGCGATGTCGCGGCGCGTGCCCGAGCGCCTCGCCGTGCGGACCGACACCGAACAGCTGGACTACGCGCAGCTGCGGCGCGATTCGGATGCGCTGGCCGCCGCGCTGCACGCGCGCGGCGTGCGCCATGGCGACGTGGTGGGCGTGGGCCTGCCGCGCGACGTGCGCCTGCCGATAATGCTGCTGGCCATCTGGAAGGCCGGCGCCGCCTATCTGCCGATCGACCTCGGCGTGCCGGCCGAACGCGTGCGCCAGATGCTGGACGACGCGCAGGCCGCGCTGATCGTCGCGCCCGCCGCGCTGCGCGGCGCGCTCGGCGACGACGGCCGCGCCTGGGTCACGCCCGAGGCGCTCGCGGCGGATGCCGCCGCCGGCGAATCTCCGGCCGCGCCCGAATCTCGCGCCGGCCGCGACAGCCTCGCCTACGTGCTGTTCACGTCGGGCTCGACCGGGCGTCCGAAGGGCGTCGAGATCGAGCATCGCAACGTGCTGTCGCTGCTTGCGTGGATCGGTGCGCGCTACTCGGCCGGCGAGCTGGCCGCCGTGTTCGCGGGCACCTCGATCGCATTCGACATCTCGGTGTTCGAGCTGTTCGGCCCGCTCGCGCACGGCGGCTGCGTGGTGATCGGCGAGAACCCGGCCACGCCGCCCGCCACCCCGGTGTCGCTGCTCAACACCGTGCCGTCGGCCGCGGCGGCGCTGCTCGAGACGGGCGCGCTGCCGGCCAGCGTGGTGACCGTCAACCTGGCCGGCGAGCCGCTGCGCCAGTCGCTGGTGGACGCGCTGTACGCGCGCGGCACGATCGGCAAGGTCTACGACCTCTACGGCCCGACCGAGGACACCGTCTATTCGACCGCGGTGCTGCGCGAACCCGGCGGCTTCGACACCATCGGCACGCCGCTGCCGGGCAAGCGCGTCTACCTGCTCGACGCGCATGGCGAGCCGGTGCCGGTGGGCGTGGCGGGCGAGCTGTTCCTGGCCGGCGACGGCCAGGCGCGCGGCTACCGCAACCGGCCCGACCTGACCGGGCGCGCGTTCGTCGCGGTCCCGGCGCTGGCCGACCTCGAGACGCGGCTCTACCGCACCGGCGACATCGGCCGGCTGCTGCCCGACGGCCGCATCGTGCTGTCGGGCCGGCGCGACCACCAGGTGAAGATCCGCGGCCACCGCGTCGAGCTGGGCGAGATCGAGGCCGTGCTGCTGCGTCAGCCGGGGGTGCGCGACGCGGTGGTCGTGCAGACGCGCCACGCCGAGCGGTCCGGTGACGACGGCGACAGCCGGGACGCGCTGCTGGTCGCCTATCTGGCCGTCGATCTGGCCGTCGGCGACGCCGCGGACGAGGCGGTCGGCACGCCGCCCCGCCCGGTCGTCACCGTCGAGGCGGTGCGCGAGTACGCGGCCGCCTCGCTGCCGAGCTACATGCGCCCGACCGGCTATGTGCTGCTCGACGCGCTGCCGCGCAACCCGAGCGGCAAGGTGGACCGCGCCGCGCTGCCGCGCTTCGACCCGGTCGCGCAGGACGACGCCGCCGCGCCGGTCAGCGACACGCAGCGCGCGGTGCTGGCGATCTGGGAGGCGGTGCTCGGCTTCCAGGGCTTCGGCATCCACGCCAACCTGTTCGAGCTGGGCGGCCATTCGCTGCAGGTGATCCAGATCATCGCGCGCTGCCGCGAGCGCTTCGGCGTCGAAATCTCCCTGGCCAAGGTGCTGGAGCGCACCACGGTGGCCGACCTGGCCGCCTACGTCACGTTACTGGCGGCGCGCTCCGGCGCCGCCGACGAACCCGGCGGCGTCCGGGAGGAGGTGCTGTTTTGA